A genomic stretch from Flavobacterium humidisoli includes:
- a CDS encoding mechanosensitive ion channel family protein, with protein MIISKKTFYFFSLFLLLLFSQFNYAQQQQTVKKESRGRLFNDSTATDSDYLMAIEKASEVLESAYNDIDFAGDTRHLFGEMKRTESKLDLILASLKGANPNVRNQQMYRLVLQEIQQELEEQNKAINAKNLDLENIKKRVIDLRKDKTLISLLKDTIRRKQFQKEFGNLKKRYLATDSLMTKNQTTLNNKKRLTVQRKISVSNALVAVEGKLEKSGISIFNKEYPSLWQINDSAAKKKVTHNIKAKIIIEENVAAYYLGYKAGGLITLFFFMGLLFWYISRNIKYLNTNGYAENLQLLNFKYLNRGVLLPILVIALNIAVVTNLYAPALFLELIQLFLLGVLIFLFKNQWSGVAMRNWLFLLGLFFALCFLDLFITIGLLQRFAFVAINVLGIRYGLVQIKTLKEELYIKGFFKWASIIFIGLNVLSILYNLFGRVSLSNMLSITAFISLTQIVALSVLLKIILEIILLQIYTTRVKRGIEKMFDYESLSDTLKKPFIIAISYMWLIVIASNLNIWESLRGALAKLLSHPNTIGSITFTLGNVVLFFIIIWAAHLLQKYVAYFFGEIDDENEENINKRQHSKLLITRLVVLISGYLLAVAASGMPLDKLSILLGALGVGVGLGLQNVVNNFVSGIILIFDKPIQVGDVVEISSESGRIKSMGLRTTKINAPNGAEIIIPNGNLLSQNITNWTYTDNFKLVEITFEINGETIPEEINTVVNETLANLPLVNNSKPSQIYYSSISDGKYKLLIKFWCSIYRTEETISSARQELYISFKNKGLTFSS; from the coding sequence ATGATTATTAGCAAAAAGACTTTTTATTTTTTCTCCCTATTTTTACTTCTATTATTTTCGCAGTTTAACTACGCGCAACAGCAGCAAACAGTTAAAAAAGAAAGCCGTGGAAGACTATTTAACGACTCGACAGCCACAGACAGCGATTACTTAATGGCCATCGAAAAAGCCAGTGAAGTATTAGAATCTGCCTACAATGATATTGATTTTGCAGGCGATACGCGTCATCTTTTTGGCGAAATGAAACGTACAGAAAGCAAGCTTGATTTAATCTTAGCTAGTTTAAAAGGAGCAAATCCGAATGTGCGCAACCAACAGATGTACCGATTAGTTTTACAAGAAATCCAACAGGAATTAGAAGAACAAAACAAGGCTATTAATGCTAAAAACCTGGATCTTGAAAACATTAAAAAACGTGTAATTGATCTTCGTAAAGACAAAACTTTAATTAGTTTATTAAAAGACACCATTCGTCGCAAGCAGTTTCAAAAAGAGTTCGGAAATCTTAAAAAAAGATACCTTGCCACTGATAGTTTAATGACGAAAAACCAGACTACTTTAAACAATAAAAAACGACTTACCGTACAACGAAAAATTTCTGTTTCTAATGCTTTGGTGGCCGTTGAAGGAAAACTCGAAAAATCTGGAATCAGTATTTTCAATAAAGAATATCCTTCTTTATGGCAGATTAATGATTCTGCAGCAAAGAAAAAAGTAACACACAATATAAAAGCAAAAATTATAATTGAAGAAAATGTGGCCGCTTATTACTTAGGTTACAAAGCAGGCGGACTTATCACCCTATTTTTCTTTATGGGTCTTTTATTTTGGTATATTTCTCGAAATATCAAATACCTTAATACAAATGGTTATGCTGAAAACCTACAGCTTTTAAACTTTAAATATTTAAATCGAGGTGTTTTATTGCCCATTTTAGTCATTGCACTAAACATTGCTGTAGTGACCAATTTATACGCTCCTGCTCTATTTTTAGAATTAATTCAGCTTTTCTTGCTTGGGGTTTTAATCTTCCTTTTCAAGAATCAATGGTCTGGAGTTGCCATGAGAAATTGGCTTTTCCTTTTAGGATTATTCTTTGCCCTTTGTTTCTTGGACTTGTTTATTACAATCGGATTATTGCAGCGATTTGCTTTTGTAGCGATTAATGTTTTAGGTATTCGTTACGGTTTGGTTCAGATTAAAACACTTAAAGAAGAACTTTATATAAAAGGCTTTTTTAAATGGGCAAGTATCATTTTTATTGGCTTGAATGTCTTATCTATTCTTTACAATTTATTTGGAAGAGTTTCTCTTTCTAATATGTTAAGCATTACAGCTTTTATATCGCTTACTCAAATTGTTGCTTTAAGTGTACTTTTGAAGATTATTTTGGAAATTATTTTGCTTCAAATTTATACGACTAGAGTGAAAAGAGGAATTGAAAAAATGTTTGATTACGAAAGTTTATCAGATACCTTGAAAAAGCCTTTTATTATTGCAATTAGCTATATGTGGCTGATTGTAATTGCTTCAAATTTGAACATATGGGAATCACTTCGCGGTGCTTTAGCCAAGTTATTAAGTCATCCAAATACCATTGGAAGCATCACTTTTACTTTAGGCAATGTCGTTTTATTCTTTATTATTATCTGGGCTGCGCATTTACTACAGAAATATGTTGCTTATTTCTTTGGCGAAATTGACGATGAAAACGAAGAGAACATCAATAAAAGACAACATTCAAAATTGCTTATTACCCGATTAGTCGTTTTAATAAGTGGTTACCTGCTTGCTGTTGCTGCTTCTGGAATGCCATTAGATAAACTGAGTATTCTTTTAGGTGCTTTGGGTGTCGGTGTCGGACTTGGACTTCAGAATGTGGTTAATAATTTTGTTTCTGGAATTATTTTAATTTTCGATAAACCAATTCAAGTTGGAGACGTTGTAGAAATTAGTTCCGAATCTGGCCGAATCAAATCTATGGGACTTCGTACCACTAAAATTAATGCTCCAAACGGCGCTGAAATCATTATTCCGAATGGTAACTTATTATCTCAAAATATCACGAACTGGACGTATACTGACAATTTTAAACTGGTTGAAATCACTTTTGAAATTAATGGAGAAACAATTCCAGAGGAAATCAATACTGTAGTAAATGAAACGCTTGCCAATCTTCCATTGGTGAACAATTCAAAACCATCACAAATATACTACAGCTCAATTTCTGATGGAAAATATAAACTTCTAATCAAGTTCTGGTGCAGTATTTACCGAACCGAAGAAACGATAAGTTCAGCGAGACAAGAACTTTATATTAGTTTCAAAAATAAAGGTTTAACTTTCTCAAGTTAA
- a CDS encoding phage tail protein, translating into MDEELMGTIKIFAGNFAPKGYMLCAGQLLSVAQNSALFAILGTTYGGNGTTTFALPNLQGVVPIGQGNNPAAGGAYTLGEVGGTPNTNILTSNLPAHNHVGPGTISVTSAEATDSTPVQGASIAVPGQLVARVFTPTLGFATSTPSVKLLSEVTTGATGNNVPINNMQPYLAINYIICVSGIFPSRN; encoded by the coding sequence ATGGATGAAGAACTAATGGGTACAATTAAAATTTTTGCAGGAAATTTTGCTCCTAAAGGCTATATGCTTTGTGCAGGACAATTATTATCTGTAGCGCAAAACAGTGCTTTGTTTGCAATTTTAGGTACAACTTATGGTGGAAATGGAACTACTACATTTGCCTTGCCTAATTTGCAAGGTGTTGTCCCTATTGGACAAGGAAATAATCCGGCCGCTGGTGGCGCTTACACTCTTGGTGAAGTAGGTGGAACTCCAAATACAAATATTTTAACAAGTAATTTGCCTGCTCACAACCATGTTGGGCCAGGTACAATTTCAGTTACTAGTGCAGAAGCAACTGATTCTACACCTGTACAAGGTGCATCAATTGCTGTTCCTGGACAACTTGTTGCCAGAGTATTTACTCCAACATTAGGTTTTGCGACATCAACACCAAGTGTTAAACTACTCAGCGAAGTTACCACTGGTGCTACTGGAAATAATGTTCCGATCAACAACATGCAACCTTATTTAGCAATAAACTACATTATTTGTGTTTCAGGAATTTTTCCTTCTAGAAATTAA
- a CDS encoding OmpA family protein: MKIKTTIAILLLCSVTIKAQEINVKINGGPSGILYDSTLGDGKLKFGGGIGVGYTYFFSSHWGISTGVDAMYNQNSFELNNGTTISTYEVDDQTSAFEYQVTPTNYKEEQHFISVAVPLMMQYRTSIAPQTQLYFGFGGKILFPAKQTAKASASELQLSGYYPDINLLIDDLPSHGFGKVTNWQDNATVSLDPSFLLSVETGLTFKLKENTQLYTGVYLDYGLTEMAKENANLNIVAYNPNGLDNIQANGTSGNRKIVQESRYFSAGVQLKLGFMLNKNKPEPVAAVQQKEEVVAKTEAPVQEKAPVQQKVVETPPAKKELTTTERTYVEKPLAFQEVGNTDVTPQLATRLDEIAKILKSNKDIDLNITGYTCDIGTEARNLEIGMKRAQAVSDYLQNKGIESNRMHLFSKGESEPLVPNTPVENRPLNRRVTLTLVDR; the protein is encoded by the coding sequence ATGAAAATTAAAACCACAATAGCCATACTACTACTGTGCAGTGTCACAATAAAAGCGCAGGAAATTAATGTCAAGATTAATGGAGGGCCATCAGGAATTCTCTATGATAGCACTCTTGGAGACGGAAAACTCAAATTTGGCGGAGGAATAGGTGTCGGTTACACCTATTTCTTCAGCAGCCACTGGGGAATTTCGACAGGAGTTGATGCAATGTACAATCAGAACAGCTTTGAACTCAACAACGGAACAACGATTTCGACTTACGAAGTTGATGACCAGACTTCTGCATTTGAGTATCAAGTAACGCCGACAAACTATAAAGAAGAACAGCATTTCATTTCTGTTGCAGTACCGCTTATGATGCAATACAGAACGTCAATTGCTCCTCAGACACAACTTTATTTTGGCTTTGGAGGAAAAATTCTGTTTCCAGCAAAACAAACGGCAAAAGCTTCTGCTTCTGAATTGCAGTTAAGTGGTTACTATCCTGATATTAACCTTCTAATTGATGACCTGCCTTCTCACGGATTTGGTAAAGTAACCAATTGGCAGGATAACGCAACCGTAAGCTTAGATCCTTCTTTTCTTTTAAGTGTTGAAACAGGTCTTACTTTCAAACTGAAAGAGAATACACAGCTTTACACTGGTGTATATCTGGATTACGGTTTAACAGAAATGGCAAAAGAAAATGCAAATCTTAACATCGTTGCATACAACCCAAACGGATTGGATAACATTCAAGCAAATGGTACGAGTGGCAATAGAAAAATTGTTCAAGAAAGCCGTTACTTTTCTGCTGGCGTTCAACTGAAATTAGGTTTTATGCTAAATAAAAACAAGCCAGAACCAGTAGCCGCCGTACAACAAAAAGAAGAAGTAGTGGCTAAGACTGAAGCGCCTGTTCAAGAAAAAGCCCCTGTACAGCAAAAAGTGGTTGAAACTCCTCCAGCTAAAAAGGAACTTACAACAACTGAGCGTACATACGTTGAAAAACCGCTTGCTTTCCAAGAAGTCGGAAATACCGATGTAACGCCACAATTGGCTACAAGACTAGATGAAATTGCTAAAATTCTAAAATCAAATAAAGACATAGACCTGAATATTACAGGATATACTTGCGATATAGGAACGGAAGCACGCAATCTTGAAATTGGAATGAAAAGAGCACAGGCAGTTTCAGATTATTTACAGAATAAAGGAATTGAATCTAATCGTATGCATTTATTTTCAAAAGGTGAAAGCGAACCTTTAGTTCCAAATACTCCAGTAGAAAATAGACCGCTGAACAGAAGAGTAACTCTTACATTGGTAGATAGATAA